One Bifidobacterium crudilactis genomic region harbors:
- a CDS encoding LysR family transcriptional regulator ArgP: MNEYRGDSPNSAANIPGAGSSPTDGISLLEAHDLSARIRAIPIEQLMALQSIIEEGSFDAAADVMHISQSAISQRIKSLESQVGHIVIQRSKPVQATAMGQLLLRLARQITLAQEEAAQRIESEQRSSTVNIRIAVNADSLEGWVLPALAPVVKQSIAIDIKRQDEHISTRLLRSGEAMAAITAEDTPVQGCTMTKLGSMAYFAAATPEFAERWFPEGLTRESLEVAPLVQYDRDDQLQYHFIRRITRAKVHPPMHFVPTSTGYNDAVSLGFGWGLIPSTSFAAYPRNTLVRLSPQEPLLLPLFWQQWKLSSPALDTVAQAIIRASANALVQD; this comes from the coding sequence ATGAACGAATATCGCGGAGACTCACCGAACTCTGCCGCAAACATCCCCGGAGCCGGCAGCTCCCCCACCGACGGCATCTCCTTGCTGGAAGCCCACGACCTTTCCGCACGCATCAGGGCCATACCCATCGAACAGCTGATGGCGCTCCAAAGCATCATCGAGGAAGGCAGCTTCGACGCCGCCGCCGACGTCATGCACATCTCGCAGTCTGCCATCAGCCAACGCATCAAATCACTGGAATCCCAAGTCGGCCATATCGTCATCCAAAGGAGCAAACCGGTGCAGGCAACGGCAATGGGCCAGCTCCTGCTGCGTTTGGCTCGGCAAATCACCCTGGCCCAGGAGGAAGCCGCGCAACGCATCGAAAGCGAACAACGCAGCAGCACCGTCAACATCCGCATCGCCGTCAATGCGGATTCATTGGAAGGCTGGGTCTTGCCCGCCCTCGCTCCCGTGGTCAAACAGTCCATCGCCATCGACATCAAACGTCAGGACGAGCACATCTCGACACGGCTGCTGCGCTCCGGAGAGGCGATGGCGGCCATCACCGCCGAAGACACGCCCGTGCAGGGCTGCACGATGACCAAACTCGGTTCGATGGCCTATTTCGCCGCAGCCACTCCGGAATTCGCCGAACGCTGGTTCCCCGAAGGGCTCACACGCGAGTCGCTTGAAGTCGCGCCACTCGTGCAATACGACCGCGACGATCAGCTGCAATACCATTTCATCCGGCGCATCACCCGAGCCAAAGTGCATCCGCCGATGCACTTCGTGCCCACATCCACGGGCTACAACGATGCCGTGTCGCTCGGATTCGGCTGGGGATTGATTCCATCCACCAGTTTCGCAGCATACCCGCGCAATACCCTGGTCCGGCTGTCCCCACAGGAACCATTGCTGCTCCCCCTGTTCTGGCAGCAGTGGAAACTCTCGTCACCCGCACTCGACACGGTGGCCCAAGCCATCATCCGGGCCAGCGCCAACGCTCTGGTTCAGGATTGA
- a CDS encoding LysE/ArgO family amino acid transporter → MNSLFLPIIISGFLSQAGLIVAVGAQNTFIIRQGIARSHVPAILMICIAADLLMITLGTQGMGQIVQSHPLVIKGLTWAGAAVLLLYGIFGFRRAWIQLRAMRAERRRMPGEATGDGSTVEQAGNDGAPVGASEQGGSSSTVAMKPAQTSLKKSVLSCLGFTFLNPSVYLDSIVLLGSIAATYGSDLRWSFATGAMLCSIVWFLLLGFVSSKMAKLFNNRLAWIALDTTIGIVMVLLAAHLVLQ, encoded by the coding sequence ATGAATTCCTTGTTCCTCCCGATAATCATCTCGGGTTTCCTCAGCCAGGCAGGTCTGATAGTCGCGGTCGGTGCACAGAACACCTTCATCATCCGACAGGGCATCGCCCGCTCGCATGTGCCCGCAATCCTGATGATTTGCATCGCCGCCGACCTGCTGATGATTACCTTGGGAACACAGGGCATGGGTCAGATCGTGCAGAGCCACCCTCTCGTCATCAAGGGGCTGACCTGGGCGGGAGCGGCCGTGCTGTTGCTCTACGGCATCTTCGGATTCCGAAGAGCGTGGATACAGCTGAGAGCCATGCGAGCGGAACGTCGCAGGATGCCTGGCGAAGCCACGGGGGATGGTTCCACCGTCGAACAGGCCGGGAACGACGGCGCGCCGGTCGGTGCTTCGGAGCAGGGCGGCTCTTCCTCGACGGTGGCCATGAAGCCAGCGCAAACATCCCTGAAAAAGAGTGTGCTGTCCTGCCTGGGGTTCACTTTCCTCAACCCAAGCGTGTATCTGGACTCTATCGTGCTGCTGGGCAGCATCGCCGCGACCTACGGCAGCGACCTGCGGTGGTCCTTCGCCACAGGTGCGATGCTGTGCAGCATCGTATGGTTCCTGCTGCTTGGTTTCGTATCGAGCAAAATGGCGAAGCTCTTCAACAACCGTCTCGCCTGGATTGCCCTCGATACGACCATCGGCATCGTCATGGTGTTGCTTGCCGCGCACCTGGTACTGCAATAA
- a CDS encoding GntR family transcriptional regulator has product MTQENPRTRTSDTSSRVVHADAIYADLRDRLMQGKVSPLERITEIALADRYEVSRTPVREAITRLVSDGLLMRRNSGIYPYVPSYGDLKELYELRILLEKQGIRRIQEGLGRSDLTLLTQIHEHWESHRNDRPRPDASFVSEDESFHVMTLQSAGNASLVTVLKDVNRKIRPVRMFDYLSEDRMQATVDEHLAIIDLIVSERYEEAIEALSTHIMVSEQVVLEQSSHALSLPRLFGEGI; this is encoded by the coding sequence ATGACACAAGAGAATCCCAGGACTCGCACCTCGGATACATCGTCCCGTGTGGTTCACGCGGATGCGATTTACGCCGACCTGCGCGACCGTTTGATGCAGGGGAAGGTGTCTCCTCTGGAGCGCATCACTGAAATCGCGCTTGCGGACCGTTATGAGGTCTCTCGCACCCCGGTGCGTGAGGCGATTACGCGACTCGTGTCCGACGGTCTGCTGATGCGCAGGAACTCCGGTATCTATCCGTATGTGCCGAGTTACGGGGACCTGAAGGAATTGTACGAGCTGCGGATTCTGCTCGAAAAGCAGGGGATTCGCCGTATTCAGGAGGGTTTGGGCCGCTCCGACCTCACTCTGCTCACTCAGATTCACGAGCACTGGGAAAGCCACCGGAATGACAGGCCCAGACCAGATGCGAGCTTTGTATCGGAAGACGAATCCTTCCACGTCATGACGCTCCAATCCGCAGGCAACGCCTCGCTGGTGACGGTGCTCAAGGACGTCAACCGCAAAATCAGACCGGTGCGCATGTTCGATTATCTGAGCGAGGACCGCATGCAGGCCACGGTTGACGAGCACCTGGCCATCATCGACCTCATCGTGTCCGAGCGCTACGAGGAAGCAATCGAAGCCTTGTCCACACACATCATGGTCTCTGAACAGGTGGTGCTCGAACAATCAAGTCACGCCTTGTCGTTGCCGCGTCTTTTTGGGGAGGGAATCTGA
- the atzF gene encoding allophanate hydrolase has protein sequence MDRTSLEHKARSLMSRIGAQQESLGSEVWISLTSQERLEQEIARVGDALDSGESMPLAGLFFAAKDNIDVAGFATTAAHPDFSHMPERSSAVVAALEQAGAIALGKTNMDQFATGLTGSRSPYGAVHSDTFPDRVSGGSSSGSAVSVAKDFVDFSLGTDTAGSGRVPAAFNHIYGFKPTCGVTVVEGVVPACESFDCVSVFAKDFATGSLVYRTLLDPKFPARGRGDEAAMAPIHRTRRLAVPREEDLASLSPIFREEFEKCLADVQSHGYQLVPVDMTPFFESGKLLYEGALVAERYAAVGEFMEHHHEHADPSVEHIVLNAKEPPAYRYVREKDLLARRIGETLPLFSECEGLLVPTTGRHPTMSEVAAQPIAVNSELGLFTTFVNLLDMAGIAFPVASTAEGECGATLLVPALHDAEAIRIVAELADEQLPESDIEQGSVPILVFGAHRRGQALNSQLTQLQARYLSTVSTAPHYVMGVMPGTGYPRVRLVEGEAGESITGELWNVPVNAFARFAQMVRQPLSIGPVELSDGRYVLGFLCGSVIPGEETNISELEDWLSYAEAAG, from the coding sequence ATGGATAGAACGTCGTTGGAGCACAAGGCCCGAAGCCTGATGTCCCGTATCGGGGCGCAACAGGAATCGCTGGGCAGTGAGGTCTGGATATCCTTGACTTCGCAGGAGCGTTTGGAACAGGAGATAGCCAGAGTCGGTGACGCTTTGGATTCGGGCGAGTCGATGCCGCTGGCCGGGCTGTTCTTCGCCGCCAAAGACAATATCGACGTCGCAGGCTTCGCTACGACTGCCGCCCACCCGGACTTCAGTCATATGCCAGAGCGCTCCTCCGCAGTCGTGGCCGCTCTGGAGCAGGCCGGCGCAATCGCCCTCGGAAAGACCAACATGGATCAGTTCGCCACCGGACTGACCGGGTCGCGAAGCCCATATGGCGCGGTGCACAGTGACACCTTCCCCGACAGGGTCTCGGGGGGTTCCTCATCGGGTTCCGCAGTCTCCGTCGCCAAGGATTTCGTTGATTTCTCGCTGGGGACGGATACCGCCGGTTCGGGTAGGGTGCCTGCGGCGTTCAACCACATCTACGGCTTTAAACCCACGTGTGGAGTGACGGTGGTTGAGGGTGTTGTGCCAGCCTGCGAATCATTCGATTGCGTATCGGTGTTCGCCAAGGATTTCGCAACGGGGTCTCTGGTGTACAGAACCCTGTTGGACCCGAAGTTCCCGGCAAGGGGACGTGGTGACGAGGCAGCCATGGCGCCGATACATCGGACGCGTCGACTGGCCGTACCCCGCGAGGAGGATCTCGCCTCTCTCAGCCCAATATTCAGGGAAGAGTTCGAGAAATGCCTTGCAGACGTTCAGAGCCACGGCTACCAGTTGGTGCCCGTCGATATGACGCCCTTCTTCGAGAGCGGCAAGCTGCTGTATGAAGGCGCGCTGGTGGCGGAACGCTATGCGGCCGTCGGGGAGTTCATGGAGCATCATCATGAGCACGCGGACCCCAGCGTGGAGCATATCGTGCTGAATGCCAAGGAGCCGCCCGCATACCGATACGTCCGGGAGAAGGACTTGCTTGCCCGTCGCATCGGGGAGACCCTGCCCTTGTTCTCCGAGTGCGAAGGCCTGCTGGTGCCTACGACAGGCAGACATCCCACGATGTCGGAAGTCGCCGCGCAGCCGATTGCGGTGAACTCCGAACTCGGGCTGTTCACGACATTCGTCAATCTGCTCGATATGGCGGGAATTGCTTTCCCGGTGGCTTCGACTGCGGAAGGGGAGTGCGGTGCCACGCTTCTGGTGCCCGCACTGCACGATGCCGAGGCCATTCGTATCGTGGCTGAACTCGCGGATGAGCAGCTTCCCGAATCGGATATCGAACAGGGGTCTGTGCCCATCCTGGTTTTCGGCGCTCACAGACGGGGGCAGGCGTTGAATTCGCAGCTTACGCAGCTGCAGGCACGATATCTCAGCACCGTGAGCACCGCTCCGCATTACGTGATGGGGGTTATGCCCGGGACAGGGTATCCCCGTGTTCGACTTGTCGAAGGCGAGGCCGGCGAATCGATAACCGGCGAGCTCTGGAACGTTCCCGTGAATGCCTTCGCTCGATTCGCACAGATGGTTCGCCAGCCTCTGTCTATCGGTCCTGTCGAGTTGAGCGACGGGAGGTATGTGCTCGGTTTTCTCTGCGGCAGCGTGATTCCGGGGGAGGAGACGAATATCTCCGAACTGGAGGATTGGCTGAGCTACGCAGAAGCGGCCGGATGA
- a CDS encoding ABC transporter substrate-binding protein produces MKKVHKLLAAVAAASLLVLGAGCSPDSAATSTSSSGETTTVKIGTLKNQPHLYEPYYYEKYAPSGVKFETVLFDSSPDIKNAVVSGAIDFGVEGASSAISGASSGQDIAIVASATNGGTAIVGKPDITSLADLKGKKVGYPKGSTQEILLYLTLQKAGIDMNKDVTLVNLPFSDMATAYESGRVDAFISAENGPSIAKTKGAHEIASAYDTDLGKSNIVLTTTNALIKKNPELVQKVVETHSKAVDYMKDHPEQVAADVSKTFGVDKDVVDLAVKNIWPSWTIDAAYKKQLESTVSEMVEFKQIDKSVPVSTLVNDTFVAKLS; encoded by the coding sequence ATGAAGAAGGTACACAAGCTCTTGGCCGCTGTGGCGGCAGCCTCACTGCTGGTATTGGGGGCAGGTTGCTCTCCCGATTCCGCGGCTACTTCCACGTCATCCAGCGGGGAAACCACGACGGTGAAAATCGGCACTCTGAAGAACCAGCCGCATTTGTACGAGCCTTACTATTACGAGAAATATGCGCCCAGCGGCGTGAAGTTCGAAACGGTGCTCTTCGATTCCTCGCCAGACATCAAGAACGCCGTGGTCAGCGGTGCCATCGACTTCGGCGTCGAAGGGGCGTCGTCGGCCATCTCCGGTGCCTCATCCGGTCAGGATATCGCCATCGTCGCCAGTGCGACGAACGGAGGAACCGCCATCGTAGGCAAGCCGGACATCACTTCGCTCGCGGATCTCAAAGGCAAGAAGGTCGGATATCCGAAGGGCTCCACACAGGAGATACTGCTGTACTTGACCCTGCAGAAGGCCGGAATCGACATGAACAAGGACGTGACTCTGGTCAACCTGCCGTTCTCGGATATGGCGACCGCATACGAGTCCGGTCGTGTCGATGCCTTCATCAGCGCCGAGAACGGTCCCTCAATCGCCAAAACGAAGGGAGCGCACGAAATCGCTTCCGCATATGACACCGACCTCGGCAAGTCCAACATCGTGCTGACCACGACCAACGCGCTGATCAAAAAGAATCCGGAGCTGGTGCAGAAAGTCGTGGAAACGCATTCCAAAGCCGTCGACTACATGAAGGACCACCCGGAGCAGGTCGCCGCAGATGTATCCAAGACCTTCGGTGTCGACAAGGATGTGGTGGATCTTGCGGTCAAGAACATCTGGCCCAGCTGGACCATCGACGCCGCATACAAGAAGCAGCTTGAGAGCACGGTTTCAGAGATGGTGGAATTCAAGCAGATCGACAAGTCGGTTCCCGTCTCGACCCTGGTGAACGACACCTTCGTCGCCAAACTGTCATAG
- a CDS encoding ABC transporter permease, whose amino-acid sequence MSASTKTMGAPLKAAGHVLRQALLALPIPLLILYLWHLGVAQKWELPMGIKMAYLSSPGEVVKRIYDLAFGGIFDDTFSHTLILHLWASTQRALSGFLIATVIAVPLGIIMGRVALANDMLDPLLNLLRPIPVTAWVPLALLIIGFGDKATIFLVFIACFFPILINTIAGVKQVPERLIEASSMLGTPKFQQLYKVVFPAALQSIISGLRLALGQAWVILVVAEQVGISIGLGSLITQARDMSKTDLVIATMLIIGLVGFLADRVLLLLMKVVTRNRPTLT is encoded by the coding sequence ATGAGCGCATCGACAAAAACCATGGGCGCACCGCTGAAGGCGGCGGGTCATGTGTTGCGGCAAGCGCTGCTGGCACTGCCGATACCACTGCTAATACTGTATTTGTGGCATCTTGGTGTCGCGCAGAAGTGGGAGCTCCCGATGGGCATCAAAATGGCCTATCTCTCGTCTCCCGGGGAAGTGGTCAAGCGAATCTACGACCTGGCGTTCGGAGGAATATTCGACGACACCTTCAGCCATACCTTGATTCTGCATCTGTGGGCGAGCACGCAGCGAGCGTTGAGCGGCTTCCTCATCGCCACCGTTATCGCCGTGCCACTGGGCATCATCATGGGGCGCGTGGCTCTGGCGAACGACATGCTCGACCCGCTGTTGAATCTGCTGCGTCCGATTCCCGTCACCGCATGGGTTCCCCTGGCGCTGCTGATCATAGGCTTCGGCGACAAGGCCACGATATTCCTGGTGTTCATCGCGTGCTTCTTCCCGATTCTGATCAATACCATCGCAGGGGTGAAACAGGTTCCCGAACGCCTGATTGAAGCGTCGTCGATGCTGGGAACCCCAAAATTTCAGCAGCTCTACAAAGTCGTCTTCCCTGCGGCGTTGCAATCCATCATCAGCGGTCTGCGCCTTGCGCTGGGGCAGGCTTGGGTCATTCTGGTCGTCGCCGAACAGGTGGGCATCAGCATCGGTCTGGGGTCGTTGATTACACAGGCGAGGGATATGTCGAAAACCGATTTGGTCATAGCCACCATGCTGATCATCGGTCTGGTCGGTTTTCTGGCCGATCGTGTGCTGTTGCTGCTGATGAAGGTCGTCACACGCAACCGCCCCACACTGACCTGA
- a CDS encoding ABC transporter ATP-binding protein — MAVHIGEVRQNTPAAIDIKGLSKEYTTARGTVKAMAPMDLSIKAGEFICVVGTSGCGKSTLLRLVAGFEKATTGSIAVDTEEVLGPSPSRGVVFQDYGLFPWLTVRENVAWGPKQAHLKTSLVKERCDKYIGAVGLELFADRYPHELSGGMQQRVSIARVLANEPSVMLMDEPFGALDALTRRGMQEQLSHLHRDIKTTVIFITHSIEEAVLLADRVVVMTGGAAKNVPGHIREIVTIDLPENRDVNSEHFNDLERSISRLVNTEEDDSSHGVDADASAEVQAGETNAEDEHKPVAVPRA, encoded by the coding sequence GTGGCCGTACATATCGGAGAGGTGCGTCAGAACACCCCGGCAGCCATTGACATCAAGGGGCTGAGCAAGGAATACACCACGGCCCGTGGCACAGTGAAGGCGATGGCCCCGATGGATTTGTCCATCAAGGCCGGAGAGTTCATCTGTGTCGTAGGGACCAGCGGATGCGGGAAGAGTACGCTGCTCAGGCTCGTCGCGGGCTTTGAGAAAGCGACGACCGGCAGCATCGCCGTCGATACGGAGGAAGTGCTGGGGCCGAGTCCCTCGCGAGGTGTGGTGTTTCAGGATTACGGGCTGTTCCCATGGCTGACGGTGCGCGAAAACGTCGCCTGGGGGCCCAAGCAGGCTCACCTGAAAACCAGTCTGGTGAAGGAGCGTTGCGACAAGTACATCGGCGCGGTCGGTCTTGAGCTGTTCGCCGATCGTTACCCGCATGAGCTGTCCGGCGGTATGCAGCAGCGGGTGTCTATCGCTAGGGTACTGGCGAACGAACCCTCGGTGATGCTGATGGACGAGCCCTTCGGAGCCTTGGATGCTCTGACGAGACGCGGCATGCAGGAGCAGCTGTCGCACTTGCATCGTGACATCAAGACCACGGTCATATTCATCACCCACTCCATAGAGGAGGCCGTGCTTCTGGCGGACAGGGTCGTGGTGATGACCGGCGGAGCCGCGAAGAACGTTCCGGGTCATATCAGAGAAATCGTCACCATTGATCTTCCCGAGAACAGGGATGTGAACAGCGAACATTTCAACGACCTCGAACGCAGCATCTCGCGCTTGGTGAACACCGAGGAGGACGATTCCTCGCACGGTGTCGACGCTGACGCCTCCGCCGAGGTTCAGGCTGGCGAAACCAATGCCGAGGACGAGCACAAGCCCGTCGCGGTTCCTCGGGCTTAA
- a CDS encoding MFS transporter produces MSAAIEGAVTDRPAIGRGYYPALVAASTAMWAIILGPVLSTIPTQVNTLAPTNKVYALALVTGVAGAIGIITNPLIGHLSDITRTRFGRRIPWLIAGTAVILPVCVMIGESQSIGELALWWALLQVGANMLLAPTSATIADVVPEGRRGMASACTGIAAAVAPVLGTGVQSWVSSPASVYMILGVLIAVTQMLFIVTLRGDRIQPQARIRQRRKLRDIAAHNSDFWLVCLHRILFGLGQNMALAYLFYYLQDVIHYADRHPGQSTDDGVLILTAVYAPCVVVAAVVSGGMTDRTRRFKWNLVSATLVFAIGAVLGAVTGSWTGVLTLAVLTGIGYGAYASASTALAVHLLPDDNRRASDLSLINVADLSSIALGPIIAAVGIAISGYSAVFIASGLLVIVSGIIVTVIKAAR; encoded by the coding sequence ATGAGCGCGGCCATCGAAGGCGCCGTCACCGACCGGCCCGCCATCGGTCGCGGCTACTACCCCGCCCTCGTCGCCGCCAGCACGGCCATGTGGGCAATCATTCTGGGCCCCGTCCTCAGCACCATCCCCACCCAGGTCAACACTCTGGCACCGACGAACAAAGTCTATGCCCTGGCCCTCGTGACCGGGGTCGCCGGAGCAATCGGCATCATCACCAATCCCCTAATCGGCCATCTCAGCGATATCACCAGAACCCGATTCGGCAGACGCATTCCCTGGCTCATCGCAGGAACGGCGGTCATCCTCCCCGTATGCGTCATGATTGGCGAGTCGCAATCCATCGGCGAACTCGCCCTGTGGTGGGCACTGCTGCAAGTGGGCGCCAACATGCTCTTGGCACCGACATCGGCCACCATCGCCGACGTCGTTCCCGAGGGAAGAAGAGGCATGGCTTCGGCATGCACGGGGATAGCGGCCGCCGTGGCGCCCGTACTGGGCACCGGCGTGCAAAGCTGGGTTTCATCCCCTGCCAGCGTCTATATGATTCTGGGCGTCCTGATCGCCGTCACGCAGATGCTGTTCATCGTCACATTACGAGGCGACCGCATCCAACCTCAGGCAAGGATTCGGCAGAGGCGAAAACTGCGCGATATCGCCGCACACAACTCCGATTTCTGGCTGGTGTGCCTGCATCGAATTCTCTTCGGACTCGGGCAGAACATGGCCTTGGCGTATCTCTTCTACTACCTGCAGGATGTGATTCACTACGCCGACCGGCATCCCGGGCAATCCACCGATGACGGCGTGCTGATACTCACCGCTGTCTACGCGCCCTGCGTTGTGGTCGCCGCAGTGGTATCAGGTGGGATGACCGACCGCACACGCCGCTTCAAATGGAATCTGGTGTCGGCGACACTCGTCTTCGCCATCGGCGCTGTTCTCGGCGCCGTCACCGGCAGCTGGACAGGAGTCCTCACACTGGCGGTTCTCACAGGCATCGGTTACGGCGCATACGCGTCGGCGAGCACCGCCCTGGCCGTTCATCTGCTGCCCGACGACAACAGGAGGGCGAGCGATTTGAGCCTCATCAATGTGGCCGATCTGAGTTCGATAGCGCTCGGACCCATCATCGCCGCCGTCGGAATCGCCATATCCGGATATTCGGCGGTATTCATCGCATCAGGACTATTGGTGATTGTCAGCGGCATCATCGTCACCGTCATCAAAGCAGCCCGCTGA
- a CDS encoding TetR/AcrR family transcriptional regulator, translated as MSKIVNHAERRLEIADACLAVVSRAGLSGATTREIAKEAGVSHGIIAHYFNSKNDILRAALQRSYQQLAERIDANLNGLSGTEALRQAIHDALPNDEEGRIGEQIELAFWAYGLGNHDIAEERWRSYTEWRRALELLIRGAQAEQHLSAPDPSLIAETIICTLDGLGAQVALYPDRISSDRMFAIMNATLAGFGFVTDNDH; from the coding sequence ATGAGCAAGATCGTGAATCATGCGGAGCGCCGTCTGGAAATCGCCGATGCCTGTCTCGCCGTCGTATCCCGTGCCGGTCTGTCCGGTGCAACGACTCGCGAGATAGCCAAGGAGGCAGGCGTCTCGCACGGCATCATCGCCCATTATTTCAACAGCAAGAACGACATCCTGCGAGCGGCGCTGCAACGCTCGTACCAGCAGCTCGCCGAACGCATAGACGCGAACCTCAATGGTCTGTCAGGCACCGAAGCCCTGCGGCAGGCCATACACGACGCGCTTCCCAACGACGAGGAGGGACGCATCGGCGAGCAGATAGAACTGGCATTCTGGGCATACGGTCTAGGGAACCATGACATAGCCGAGGAACGCTGGCGCTCGTATACCGAGTGGCGCAGAGCACTTGAACTCCTCATCAGAGGAGCCCAGGCGGAGCAGCACCTCAGCGCTCCGGACCCGTCCCTGATCGCCGAAACCATCATCTGCACGCTCGATGGACTGGGAGCTCAGGTGGCGCTGTACCCCGACCGCATATCCTCTGACCGCATGTTCGCCATCATGAATGCGACCCTGGCCGGTTTCGGTTTCGTTACAGACAACGACCACTGA
- a CDS encoding dimethylarginine dimethylaminohydrolase family protein, whose protein sequence is MATSRIAHTEAKDGKHFMIQISNPSDIAELREVIVGPYKTFNWWNLIWGSLRYPDLASLRYVENNTVKVPDHRIARRQHERLVQTLVDAGAEVHALPSVPDVDIQLYPRDIAFAVDDTIFLSRSRDPIRQKEQRALESFLPRFSKVERIASGHIEGGDVMVTDDVVFVGLSEATNLQGVSALRECFVHAGIDREIVPIEFSGRGVVHLDTKFTMVGPRLGYIHSAALTPYSRSLIAARFDLIEADVAEARSLMVNTVALAPDRIIIDARATRLAEALRAHGVEPVPLDFSEVTKFPGGFRCATLPLRRG, encoded by the coding sequence ATGGCAACATCGCGGATCGCCCACACGGAAGCAAAGGATGGTAAGCATTTCATGATCCAGATTTCCAATCCCAGTGATATCGCGGAACTCCGGGAAGTCATCGTCGGCCCATACAAAACCTTCAACTGGTGGAATCTCATATGGGGTTCGCTGCGTTACCCCGATCTCGCCAGCCTGAGATATGTGGAGAACAACACCGTCAAAGTACCCGATCACCGAATTGCCCGTCGCCAGCACGAACGGCTGGTCCAGACGCTTGTGGATGCCGGTGCCGAGGTGCATGCCCTGCCCTCGGTTCCCGACGTGGACATACAGCTGTATCCCAGGGACATCGCCTTCGCCGTTGACGATACGATTTTCCTGTCTCGCTCCCGCGATCCCATCAGGCAGAAGGAGCAGAGGGCGCTTGAGTCCTTCCTCCCGCGCTTCTCGAAAGTGGAGCGCATTGCCTCCGGCCATATCGAAGGCGGTGACGTGATGGTCACCGATGATGTGGTGTTCGTGGGGTTGAGTGAAGCGACCAACCTCCAGGGTGTCAGCGCGCTCCGTGAATGCTTCGTCCATGCCGGCATCGACAGGGAGATTGTGCCCATCGAGTTCTCCGGCAGGGGAGTGGTGCATCTGGACACCAAGTTCACGATGGTCGGGCCCAGGCTCGGCTATATCCATTCCGCCGCGCTGACTCCGTATTCGCGCAGTCTGATTGCCGCCCGCTTCGATCTCATCGAAGCGGATGTCGCAGAAGCCCGGTCGCTGATGGTCAATACCGTCGCGCTTGCTCCTGACAGAATCATCATCGACGCTAGGGCAACCCGCTTGGCCGAAGCATTGCGTGCGCACGGCGTGGAGCCGGTGCCGCTCGATTTCTCCGAAGTGACGAAGTTCCCCGGCGGATTCCGCTGCGCCACGCTTCCTCTCCGCAGAGGCTGA